Part of the Pedobacter roseus genome is shown below.
TATGGCATTATTGTTTTTTTTATGTTTATCAACAGCTAAACGCAGGTATCCATTCTGATCTTCAAAGACGTACAAGTCGTATTTGTGTTCGTAACGTTTCATAGCGCGGTTGTTTTCGGGCCATAGGCGTTTAATTTCATTGGCTTCTAAAATCAGTGCCATTAGTTCAGTTCCGCAGGTCACGAAATCAACATGGTGTATGTTTCGCAAAAATTCCTGTCGCTGCCGGTTAGGGGTGTTGCCCGTAAAATGACTGGTTACGCGTTTTTTAAGGTCTTTGGCTTTGCCCACGTAAACAATTTTGCCCTTGCTATCTTTAAAATAATAAACCCCGGGCTGATTGGGCAATCTTAAAATAGAAGCTTTATCTAAATGTGGCGGTAAAACCTGCTCTTTAGAAGTTTTCTTTAACATTTCCGGAATGATTCCTTCCACATCATTATCCAGTAGCATATTAAAGAGGATGCTGGTGGCATCGGCATCGCCGGCAGCCCTGTGCCGGTTTTGTATCGGTATCTGGAGGGCTGTACACAATTTACCCAAACTGTATGAAGATTTTCCGGGTATCAGTTTTCTGCTTAACCTAACTGTACAGAGTTTTCTACACTGTAAATCGTAACCCGCAGCGGCCAAATGATGTTTTAAAAACGAATAATCGAAATTTACATTATGCGCTACGAAAATCTTATCACTCAGCAACTGGTAGATCTGCAGCGCAACATCAGCAAAAGTTGGCGCATCCTTCAACATGGCATTATCAATGCCGGTTAGCGCGGTAATGTAATCCGGGATCGGTTGTTTTGGATTGATCAGGGTAGTGTAAGACTCAACAATCTGATTGCCATCATGGATATTAATGGCAACTTCAGTAATGCCATTTGCTGAGGCATGACCACCGGTGGTTTCGATATCTACAACTGCGTATAACATTAAATTGAATTGAAATACAAAGCTATGCTAAAATAATTAGTATAAAAATTATTTTGATGATTTCTTTAGCATAAAAAAAGCGGTTACATTATTTAAACGTAACCGCTCAGGTATTTTGTATATGGAAGCTATTTTAGCTTGCTCAATAATTTACTCAAATTTGGTTTAATACCAATATTAATGGGTACGGTATTAAATGTTCTGTTCTGGATTTTGCTAAAGCCATACATGTAACTGGCCTCCACAAATAAATTTGCGCCACCAATATTATATTCAATACCTGCACCACCTTCGGCAATGCCCAGGCTATTCGATTTATTATCTTGTGTAACCTGTAAAGTTGAAGCGTTTACCGCAGCCTGTGGGGTAAGGATAATACCACCTCCGGCACCAGCAAAGCCGTAAAAAGCCCATTTGTTTACAATTTTGCGGTATCCCAGCGCCACGTTTAACAGATAGGTTGTTGCCCTTCCTTTTTGTAATGTATAGGTATATCCTTCGTCTGGTGTGATCTGGTTAAAAGTAAACGCATGTAAACTTACTTTAGGGTACAAGAACAGACCACCATCGCCTAAACCTAAATTTAACCCCAATGAAGTAGAGAATTTAGGTTTAAAATAATCTGAGGTTTCGCCCATAGGAAAGGCAAATCCAATTCCGCTCATCGAATAAAGTTTATCCGGTCTGCCCTGTGCTTTAGCTTTAATTGATACCACCGCACACAGTAATATCATTGGAGTTAATAATTTTAATTTCATATCTGATTTTTTTTTAATTTAAGATTAAGGCATTTACTTTCTGTAGTAAATCGGCCATATTAAATGGTTTTTCTAAATAATCATCGGGATGATATTTTTGGGATGCAATATAATCTTCGTCATACCTTGCGGAAGCCATAATAACTGGAATGCCCTCTGTTTCAGGGTTTAATCTTAGCTCTTTAAATACGGCACGTCCATCCATTCCATTTAACATAATGTCGAGTATAATCAGGTCTGGTGCAAAATCCCTAATGGTTTTAAAAATATGCCTTGGCGATAACAAGGGGTAAACTTTATAATGTTCGGTTTCTAAAACTTCCTGAAAAACTTCTAATACATCAGGATCATCATCCACAACCAATACTCTTTTCAAAACAGATAAATCAATTAATAATTAAATAGACTATCCTAATACAAAGTTCAGACTGGAATGTTTTAAAGGCAGATAAAAAATATTGGAAAGCGCAATATTAAGGTATAGAAAGCTTAAATGATGGGGTCTGGTTTTGATTTTTCCTGAGGTAAATTATTTTTTAAAAAATCAGCAAAATGTTCCGTGTGGGTTTCGGAAAGGATAAAGGATGTTTCTTCTGATAACAGGATTTTATTATCCAGTACGCTTTTAATGTGCTGTTTTGCAATAACTACTGTTGAGCTGATCTGGATAAATGCCGAATGTTTCTTCAGCATCTTTAAAGTTTTGGTAAAATTCGATCTGGAGCTGAAAAATGTATTTTGTGTGGTTTTAAACCGGATATCTTCTTCAAGTTCCTCCACTGCAATCAGTTCATTCAGATCAATTCTTACCAAATCTCCGTTTTCTCCCTGCAAAGGGATATAAAAGAAATATTCGTCACTTGCCGAAAAAACATTAGTAGTATCTTTACCGGTAGGGTAAAGGTTATTGATCATTTTGGTAAAATGAAGAATTGAGTAGGGCTTAAGTAGGTAGGCGTCAGCCTCAACCTTAAAAGCATCAATGGCATAACGCGCATGTGCGGTGGTAAAAACCAGGTATTTTGTTTTTTGTCTTAATAAGCCAGCCAGTTCAATGCCCGAAAGCGAAGGCATTTCTACATCCATAAAAATAATATCAACAGGGCTAGACGCAGATATCTCTGCGAGAGCCTGGAGTGGTTCGGTAAAAGTTTGAATAAGTTTTAAATCCGGCAACTTATCTACATACTCAATTAAGCTTTCGAGAGCGTGATGGTCGTCATCAATAGCGATGCAACTTATTGACATTTTTTCATGTTTAGGTAACGCAAATTACAACTTCGGTCAATAAAAAGGAAAAAAAACAACTTGGTGACGGATTTTTATCTATTCAGCAAGGAAAATTGGCTTTTCTTTTGAAATTGTTGCAGAACTTTAAACTTTTGAGCGAAAATATTAAAACTAAGTGCTTACAGTAAGCTTTATTTTTAACATTACCCTAAAGTAACGATCAGCATTACTAAAATATTCAAACGCTGCATTTTGGCCATAGGTATAATCTAAACGCTTTTTTATATTTTCCATTCCGGCACTTAAACCAGAATTGTTTTTAACAGCCTTAATTAAATTGGATGTCTGGATAATCAGGTAGTTGTCTTCCGTTTTTAAACTCACTTCTGCCGGATGAGATTCTGTTGTTAACTCTCCGTGTTTAAAGATGTTCTCTACCAAAGTAATGAGTACCATCGGAATGATCTGCAGCTTTCTGATCTCATCATCGTACCAAAAGCGAAGCCTGATATTATGGTCGTTACGGAGCTGGTGTAAGTTAATCAGGTTTTCAACCTGGTTAATTTCTTCTCCCAATAATATAAATTCACGGTCTTTATTGCTGTCTACAGAATAACGCATCATTTCTGAGAGCGAATGGATGGCTTCAGCAGCAACAGGAGAAGATTCGCGGGCATTCTGGTAAATAAAATCAAGTGTATTAAATAACAGATGAGGCTGAATCTGCGCTTTTAGAAAAGCATTTTCTGAACGGGAGATCTGGATGAGGTTATATAAACGTTGTTTTTCCAGTTCTTCTGTTTTTTTTCGCTCCTTAATATAACGCATCAAAAAGTAATAACCTGTAGAGAAACACATAAAATATACGCAGCGGTACAATGGGGCTGAAAAATACTGCAGGTTGAGCTCAATCTTCCTGGAACCGTTATAGGCTGTATAGTGAATAATGGTATAATCGAGCAAAACAGCAATCATGACATAAGCCACAATTTCGAGGATTACCGCTAAAGGCAATTTCCATACCGTCTGTTTTGGGTTTTTAAAACCTATGGCCAGTACTACATGGGCATGCACATAAAAAGTAATAATATTGAGTGTATAATATAGAATGTAAGGCGGTAAGCGGCTAAATTTCCCGTTAATGAGGCCTACAATAATAGATTCGTAAAAGATAAAGATGATCCAAACGATGATATGGATCTTTTTACTAATCAGCCATGCTAATAATTGGCTTTTTTTTTCTTTTACGCTATCGTTTGTTGCATTCATCTGGCTAGTTAATTGGGGGACGGCTATATATGGTTAACAAAAAAAGAGTTTTAATTTGTTAACAACGAAAATACTAAAATTTTAGTTTTAAGAACGATTAGTTTTAATCGTTTTTTCTTTGATGTACTCCTGAATGGTATCACGGTAATTATTTCCAATATTGATGGTCAGGTCGTTAATCATTTTAAGGGTATTGCCTTCTACTTTCTCGATGTAATTTTTGGCAATGATAAACGAACGGTGTGCCTGCGCAAAATTCTGATAATCTTTTAAAATAATCTTGATCTCTGATAGCGCAATGTAGGATACGATCGTTTCGTTAAGGGTGAAAATCCTAACATAATTCTGAAGGCTCTCTATAGCCACAATATCAGCATACCTTACCTTGATGAGGTTATTCTTCTCACTTTTGTTGCGTACAAAAAAATAATCATCTTCTTGTTTTACCGTTATATTGTGTATGCTGGGTCTGTGGGGGAAAAGATGGTTAATGGTTTCGGCAAAACGGGCAAAAGTATATGGCTTTAATAAATAGGCACTTGCATACATTTCAAAAGCTTCGTAAGCATATTTAGAATGCGAAGTAGTAAATATCAGTTTATCGGTTTTATGCCGAATGGCTTTAGATAATTCAAGACCCGAAATTTTGGGCATATCTACGTCGATAAAAATAATATCAACGTGTTCGCCAGCCGTGATTTCGTTCAAAGCCTGTAGTGGGTCGGTGTACGATTGTACGAGCTGTATGTTTGCGAGATTATCAATATACGCTTTTATCCCGTTGACGGCATGGGGGTCGTCATCGATTATGATGCATTTTAGTTTCATTAGGTGTGTGTGTTAAGTTCTACTAAATTATAGCTTGCATTTTTAAATAAAGAAATTATTTTCTATCTGTATTTTTGATTAGTATCAGATGTAATTAATATGATACAAATGTTTTTTAGGATAAAATCTGCGCCCAAACCAGGTTAAACTACAATTCTTAGCATAAGAAAAATGAAAACAAACTCATTTAATTACTTGTATAACAATATATTGTATTTTGAATCGTAGTAATTAATAGATATATTTAATATGCTAAAATAATCATCCCAAAAATCCCTAAAACCAATACTCCATGAAAAATAAAATCCGCACTACCAACAGATTAAACGTATCCATCACTAAAAAAGTTATCGAACTGCAAGAGAGAGGATATGATTGTGATTTTCTTTTACTCGCCAATGGCAGCCTGCTGTGCATGCAAACCAATTTTAATTATCCGGTAAATACGGTATCTATTAAAGAGATGGAACATGCTTACGATTTTTTAAGCCATTCATACAAACATGTACATACCATAGAAACAGGTAATGGCGAAAGGGGAGTACTCCTAACCGAAAAAGCATTTTAGCCTAAGCTTTCGTTTTCTTACAATTTTGTTCCTGCATAAGGCTAGAGATTTGTGGTCTAATTAAAATTTAAAATATGACACATTCAATCCAGCCTGCAATTTTGATTACCGGCGCAACAGGAAGCGTTGGCTCTGCATTGGCAGAACAGTTAGCCCAAAAAAATATTCCTTTCAGGGCATTGGTAAGAAACCTTGATAAAGCCGATAATTTAAAACACCTTAATGGTGTTGAATTGGTTGTTGGTGATTTTAACGATCAGCAAAGTATTGTAAATGCCCTAAAAGGGATAGAAAAAGTTTTTCTTTTAAGCAATTCTTCTGAAGATGCGGAAAGGTTGCAAAGCAATTTTGTTGATGCCCTTGCAAAAAGTGAGGTAAAACATGTTGTTAAGCTTTCGCAGTTCGCCGCAAATATCAATTCGCCCGTTCGGTTTCTTCGTTACCACGCGGCTGTAGAGCAGAAAATAAAAGATACAGGTTTAAAATACACTTTTTTAAGACCAAATTTATTTATGCAGGGACTTCTTGGTTTTGCAGATCTGATTAAATACCAGCAAAAGTTTTTCGCTACTGCAGGTGATGCTAAAATTAGTCTGGTCGATACCCGCGATATTGCAACAGTTGCCTTAAACGCCTTGCTTAACAGGGATAATGAAAGTAAAATTTATAACATTACCGGTCCTGAAGCCATCAGTCATAAAGAAATTGCCGAAATTCTTTCTGAGGCATTAGGGAAAGAAATTAGATACATTAATGTTTCTGAAGAAGAATTGCTAATGGCTTTGTCCCAGGTTGGTTTTCCA
Proteins encoded:
- a CDS encoding exonuclease domain-containing protein; amino-acid sequence: MLYAVVDIETTGGHASANGITEVAINIHDGNQIVESYTTLINPKQPIPDYITALTGIDNAMLKDAPTFADVALQIYQLLSDKIFVAHNVNFDYSFLKHHLAAAGYDLQCRKLCTVRLSRKLIPGKSSYSLGKLCTALQIPIQNRHRAAGDADATSILFNMLLDNDVEGIIPEMLKKTSKEQVLPPHLDKASILRLPNQPGVYYFKDSKGKIVYVGKAKDLKKRVTSHFTGNTPNRQRQEFLRNIHHVDFVTCGTELMALILEANEIKRLWPENNRAMKRYEHKYDLYVFEDQNGYLRLAVDKHKKNNNAIQSFNSLLEGYNFLTQLIDKYQLCAKLCYLQKTATKCYAHENGQCFGACSGIETVSVYNKKLNAALNDIQSQQPSFALVDEGRKEEEFSCLLVEKGKFYGMGYFTDKNFLSDGLAPIKNDLSIYQSNSYILNLILSHAEQHPQKLYKL
- a CDS encoding LytR/AlgR family response regulator transcription factor; translated protein: MKLKCIIIDDDPHAVNGIKAYIDNLANIQLVQSYTDPLQALNEITAGEHVDIIFIDVDMPKISGLELSKAIRHKTDKLIFTTSHSKYAYEAFEMYASAYLLKPYTFARFAETINHLFPHRPSIHNITVKQEDDYFFVRNKSEKNNLIKVRYADIVAIESLQNYVRIFTLNETIVSYIALSEIKIILKDYQNFAQAHRSFIIAKNYIEKVEGNTLKMINDLTINIGNNYRDTIQEYIKEKTIKTNRS
- a CDS encoding SDR family oxidoreductase, giving the protein MTHSIQPAILITGATGSVGSALAEQLAQKNIPFRALVRNLDKADNLKHLNGVELVVGDFNDQQSIVNALKGIEKVFLLSNSSEDAERLQSNFVDALAKSEVKHVVKLSQFAANINSPVRFLRYHAAVEQKIKDTGLKYTFLRPNLFMQGLLGFADLIKYQQKFFATAGDAKISLVDTRDIATVALNALLNRDNESKIYNITGPEAISHKEIAEILSEALGKEIRYINVSEEELLMALSQVGFPAWQAAGLIEDYAHYARGEAAVLSNDVLEVTGAAPGTFSDFVKDYCAAFS
- a CDS encoding response regulator — translated: MKRVLVVDDDPDVLEVFQEVLETEHYKVYPLLSPRHIFKTIRDFAPDLIILDIMLNGMDGRAVFKELRLNPETEGIPVIMASARYDEDYIASQKYHPDDYLEKPFNMADLLQKVNALILN
- a CDS encoding sensor histidine kinase, yielding MNATNDSVKEKKSQLLAWLISKKIHIIVWIIFIFYESIIVGLINGKFSRLPPYILYYTLNIITFYVHAHVVLAIGFKNPKQTVWKLPLAVILEIVAYVMIAVLLDYTIIHYTAYNGSRKIELNLQYFSAPLYRCVYFMCFSTGYYFLMRYIKERKKTEELEKQRLYNLIQISRSENAFLKAQIQPHLLFNTLDFIYQNARESSPVAAEAIHSLSEMMRYSVDSNKDREFILLGEEINQVENLINLHQLRNDHNIRLRFWYDDEIRKLQIIPMVLITLVENIFKHGELTTESHPAEVSLKTEDNYLIIQTSNLIKAVKNNSGLSAGMENIKKRLDYTYGQNAAFEYFSNADRYFRVMLKIKLTVST
- a CDS encoding LytR/AlgR family response regulator transcription factor, whose translation is MSISCIAIDDDHHALESLIEYVDKLPDLKLIQTFTEPLQALAEISASSPVDIIFMDVEMPSLSGIELAGLLRQKTKYLVFTTAHARYAIDAFKVEADAYLLKPYSILHFTKMINNLYPTGKDTTNVFSASDEYFFYIPLQGENGDLVRIDLNELIAVEELEEDIRFKTTQNTFFSSRSNFTKTLKMLKKHSAFIQISSTVVIAKQHIKSVLDNKILLSEETSFILSETHTEHFADFLKNNLPQEKSKPDPII